The following proteins are encoded in a genomic region of Leifsonia psychrotolerans:
- the lepA gene encoding translation elongation factor 4 — MSPRALKALEPAATAPAFIRNFCIIAHIDHGKSTLADRMLQITGVVDDRAMRAQYLDRMDIERERGITIKSQAVRMPWELDGQTYALNMIDTPGHVDFSYEVSRSLAACEGAILLVDAAQGIEAQTLANLYLALENDLTIIPVLNKIDLPAADPEKYAKELSSLIGGSPDDVLRVSGKTGMGVPELLDLAVSQIPAPKGNADAPARAMIFDSVYDSYRGVVTYVRMIDGELKPREKIQMMSTRATHEILEIGVSSPEPTPSKGLGVGEVGYLITGVKDVRQSKVGDTVTTAAKPATEALPGYTEPQPMVFSGLYPIDGSDFPVLREALDKLKLSDASLVYEPETSVALGFGFRCGFLGLLHLEIITERLEREFDLDLIATAPSVPYEVTTDDKRTVTVTNPSEFPSGKIAKVEEPVVRAAILAPKDYVGVIMELCQGRRGVLLGMEFLGEDRVEIRYTMPLGEIVFDFFDQLKSRTAGYASLDYEPTGEQEADLVKVDILLQGEQVDAFSAIVHRDKAYAYGVLMTTRLRELIPRQQFEVPIQAAIGARIIARESIRAIRKDVLAKCYGGDISRKRKLLEKQKEGKKRMKMVGRVEVPQEAFVAALTGDTEKKKEK, encoded by the coding sequence ATGTCACCGAGAGCTCTCAAGGCGCTTGAACCGGCCGCAACTGCCCCCGCGTTCATCCGTAACTTCTGCATCATTGCCCACATCGACCACGGCAAGTCGACCCTTGCCGACCGCATGCTGCAGATTACGGGCGTCGTCGACGACCGAGCCATGCGTGCGCAGTACCTCGACCGGATGGATATCGAGCGTGAGCGCGGCATCACTATCAAGAGCCAGGCCGTGCGGATGCCGTGGGAACTTGACGGTCAGACCTACGCGCTCAACATGATCGACACGCCTGGCCACGTCGACTTCAGCTACGAGGTCTCCCGCAGCCTGGCCGCCTGTGAAGGCGCGATTCTTCTCGTCGACGCGGCGCAGGGCATCGAAGCCCAGACCCTCGCCAACCTGTACCTGGCCCTCGAAAACGATCTGACGATCATCCCGGTGCTGAACAAGATCGACCTGCCCGCGGCCGACCCGGAGAAGTACGCGAAGGAGCTCTCCAGCCTCATCGGCGGCAGCCCCGACGATGTGCTGCGCGTCTCCGGCAAGACCGGAATGGGCGTTCCCGAACTCCTCGACCTGGCTGTCAGCCAGATTCCGGCGCCGAAAGGCAACGCGGATGCCCCGGCCCGCGCCATGATCTTCGACTCGGTGTACGACAGCTACCGTGGCGTCGTCACCTACGTGCGCATGATCGACGGTGAGCTGAAGCCGCGCGAGAAGATCCAGATGATGTCCACTCGGGCCACCCACGAGATCCTCGAGATCGGAGTCAGCTCCCCGGAGCCCACCCCGAGCAAGGGTCTCGGTGTGGGCGAGGTGGGCTACCTCATCACCGGCGTGAAGGACGTGCGCCAGTCGAAGGTCGGTGACACTGTCACCACGGCGGCCAAACCGGCCACCGAAGCATTGCCGGGTTACACCGAGCCGCAGCCGATGGTCTTCTCGGGTCTCTACCCGATCGACGGCAGCGATTTCCCGGTGCTGCGTGAGGCGCTCGACAAGCTCAAGCTGTCTGATGCCTCGCTGGTCTACGAGCCCGAGACATCCGTTGCTCTGGGCTTCGGGTTCCGCTGTGGCTTCCTCGGCCTGTTGCACCTCGAGATCATCACCGAGCGTCTGGAGCGCGAGTTCGACCTCGACCTGATCGCCACGGCGCCGAGCGTGCCGTATGAGGTCACCACCGATGACAAGCGCACCGTCACCGTGACGAATCCGAGCGAGTTTCCGAGCGGCAAGATCGCCAAGGTCGAGGAGCCGGTCGTTCGGGCCGCAATTCTCGCGCCGAAAGACTACGTCGGCGTCATCATGGAACTCTGCCAGGGCCGCCGCGGCGTGCTGCTCGGCATGGAATTCCTCGGTGAAGACCGGGTTGAGATTCGCTACACCATGCCACTCGGCGAGATCGTCTTCGATTTCTTCGACCAGCTGAAGAGCCGCACCGCCGGCTACGCCTCGCTCGACTACGAACCCACTGGCGAGCAGGAAGCAGACCTGGTCAAGGTCGACATTCTGCTGCAGGGCGAGCAGGTCGACGCGTTCAGCGCCATCGTGCACCGTGACAAGGCGTATGCCTACGGCGTGCTGATGACAACGCGACTGCGCGAACTGATCCCGCGTCAGCAGTTCGAAGTGCCCATTCAGGCCGCCATCGGAGCGCGCATCATCGCGCGTGAGAGCATCCGGGCCATCCGTAAGGACGTTCTGGCCAAGTGCTACGGCGGTGACATCAGCCGTAAGCGCAAACTCCTCGAGAAGCAGAAGGAGGGCAAGAAGCGCATGAAGATGGTCGGCCGGGTCGAAGTTCCTCAGGAAGCATTTGTTGCGGCGCTCACCGGAGATACCGAAAAGAAGAAAGAAAAGTAG
- a CDS encoding DUF1990 family protein — translation MRRATFTDASVTYGAIGGTLADDLMIYPPPGTRPAEHIVKLGSGEERFHAAAASLMSWGVQRGSGIEVTDFEAGTGVEYTGIVFDEYGIPSRDQSHPVNEATFGEDGTPYISNGMTAKLHIKAGPFTVVAPVRVVYVIDEANRIGFAYGTMAGHPESGEVSFIVERHDDDTVWLAIRSFSQPSNWKYTLATPYLRYQQKRYTKRYLRALHPSSGA, via the coding sequence ATGCGCCGCGCAACATTCACCGATGCCTCCGTCACCTATGGGGCGATCGGGGGAACCCTCGCCGACGACCTCATGATCTACCCGCCGCCCGGAACACGGCCGGCGGAGCACATCGTCAAGCTGGGCAGCGGTGAGGAGCGTTTTCACGCGGCCGCGGCATCACTCATGTCGTGGGGTGTGCAGCGCGGCAGCGGCATTGAGGTCACCGACTTCGAGGCCGGAACCGGCGTGGAATACACCGGAATCGTCTTCGACGAATATGGGATCCCCTCGAGAGATCAGAGTCATCCGGTCAACGAGGCGACGTTTGGCGAAGACGGCACGCCGTACATCTCCAATGGCATGACGGCAAAGCTTCACATCAAGGCCGGACCGTTCACGGTCGTCGCCCCGGTGCGTGTCGTCTATGTGATCGACGAGGCGAACCGGATCGGATTCGCCTACGGCACGATGGCCGGTCATCCCGAAAGCGGAGAAGTGTCGTTCATCGTTGAACGTCACGACGATGACACCGTCTGGCTCGCGATCCGCTCGTTCTCGCAGCCGAGCAACTGGAAGTACACCCTCGCCACGCCCTATCTGCGTTATCAGCAGAAGCGATACACCAAACGGTACCTGCGCGCCCTGCACCCATCATCGGGGGCCTAG
- the hemW gene encoding radical SAM family heme chaperone HemW — MPSALPLGDPAPLDGLLPASVIEGAGERDFGVYLHVPFCRVRCGYCDFNTYTATELRGVKQSDYASQAVIEIEAAGRILTESGLPARTAQTVFFGGGTPTLLPAENLIRMLQAVRDTWGIAPEAEVTTEANPDSVDAAYLAALAEAGFTRVSFGMQSAVPHVLATLERTHDPARVPLVVQWAREAGLDVSLDLIYGTPGESLDDWRTSLDYAIGQKPDHISAYSLIVEEGTKLARQIKRGEVAHVDEDHQADLYELADEKLAAAGYGWYEVSNWATDDAHRSRHNLAYWTGQDWWGVGPGAHSHVGGVRWWNVKHPAAYADRVLAGHSPAAGRETLDAATREVERVLLRSRIREGIPAASLGDQGRHAVAGLIADELIDPKAAFAGSIELTLRGRLLADAVVRRLLADD, encoded by the coding sequence ATGCCCAGCGCACTTCCGCTCGGTGACCCCGCACCGCTTGACGGTCTGCTGCCGGCCTCGGTCATCGAGGGCGCCGGGGAACGCGACTTCGGCGTCTACCTGCACGTTCCGTTCTGCCGCGTGCGCTGCGGCTACTGCGATTTCAACACCTACACCGCCACCGAGCTGCGTGGGGTCAAGCAAAGCGATTACGCCAGCCAAGCGGTGATTGAGATAGAGGCCGCCGGGCGCATCCTGACCGAATCGGGTCTGCCCGCCCGCACTGCCCAGACCGTCTTCTTCGGTGGCGGAACGCCGACCCTGCTTCCCGCCGAGAACCTGATTCGGATGCTGCAGGCCGTGCGTGACACCTGGGGTATCGCGCCCGAGGCCGAGGTGACGACCGAGGCGAATCCCGACTCGGTCGACGCCGCCTATCTGGCCGCACTGGCCGAGGCCGGCTTCACCCGCGTCTCATTCGGCATGCAGTCGGCGGTGCCGCACGTGCTCGCGACGCTGGAACGCACGCACGACCCGGCCCGGGTGCCGCTCGTCGTGCAGTGGGCGCGCGAGGCCGGCCTCGACGTGAGCCTCGACCTCATCTACGGCACGCCGGGGGAGTCCCTCGACGACTGGCGCACCAGCCTCGACTACGCCATCGGCCAGAAGCCAGACCACATCAGCGCATACTCGTTGATCGTCGAAGAGGGCACCAAGCTGGCACGGCAGATCAAACGTGGTGAGGTCGCGCACGTCGACGAAGACCATCAGGCAGACCTCTACGAGCTGGCCGATGAGAAGCTCGCCGCTGCGGGCTACGGCTGGTACGAGGTGAGCAACTGGGCGACCGATGATGCGCACCGTTCCCGCCACAACCTCGCCTATTGGACCGGCCAGGACTGGTGGGGCGTCGGCCCCGGCGCGCACAGCCACGTCGGTGGGGTGCGCTGGTGGAACGTCAAGCATCCGGCCGCGTATGCCGACCGGGTGCTCGCCGGTCACTCGCCGGCCGCGGGACGCGAGACCCTCGACGCGGCGACGCGCGAGGTCGAGCGAGTGCTGTTGCGCTCGCGCATCCGTGAGGGTATTCCGGCCGCCTCGCTCGGCGACCAGGGCCGGCACGCGGTGGCCGGGCTGATCGCCGACGAGCTCATCGACCCGAAGGCAGCCTTTGCCGGCTCCATCGAACTGACGCTGCGTGGGCGCCTGCTCGCGGATGCCGTCGTGCGCCGTCTTCTCGCCGACGATTAG
- a CDS encoding DUF4870 domain-containing protein — protein sequence MTSLPPTGDTPYQASAPLSPADEKLWATLIHIGGILFGFLPALIGYLILRDRGPFIREHTATALNFQITLLIAYVIGWVTAFLLIGFLILLAAWVLSIVFGIMAALAANAGKPYVYPLTIKFVS from the coding sequence ATGACTTCCCTGCCACCGACCGGCGACACCCCCTACCAGGCATCGGCTCCCCTCAGCCCCGCCGACGAGAAGCTCTGGGCGACCCTGATCCACATCGGCGGAATCCTGTTCGGGTTTCTGCCGGCGCTGATCGGCTACCTGATCCTTCGCGATCGCGGCCCCTTCATCCGTGAGCACACGGCCACGGCTCTGAACTTTCAAATCACCCTGTTGATCGCGTATGTCATCGGCTGGGTCACAGCGTTCCTGCTTATCGGATTCCTGATCTTGCTCGCCGCCTGGGTTCTCAGCATCGTCTTTGGGATCATGGCCGCCCTCGCCGCGAACGCCGGCAAGCCGTACGTCTACCCGCTGACGATCAAGTTCGTGAGCTGA
- a CDS encoding DUF4870 domain-containing protein, producing MSDSQAPLPDDPHLGQHPPEHPTQPAAPVAAPLTQAQDWQWASLAHLGGILSFLPSLIIWLVFKDRGRFTDEQAKEALNFQITLVFAYAIIWIVTGFLTVVTLGIGAVVGLLVWVVWIASVIFSILGFMQAKDGHPYRYPFAVRLIK from the coding sequence ATGAGTGACTCACAAGCCCCGCTCCCCGACGATCCTCACCTCGGCCAGCACCCACCAGAACACCCCACTCAGCCTGCTGCTCCCGTGGCTGCCCCACTCACTCAAGCACAAGATTGGCAGTGGGCTTCGCTCGCTCACCTCGGCGGCATCCTCAGCTTTCTGCCGTCGCTGATCATCTGGCTCGTCTTCAAAGATCGCGGACGGTTCACCGACGAGCAAGCCAAGGAGGCCTTGAACTTTCAGATCACACTCGTCTTCGCCTACGCAATCATCTGGATCGTCACCGGATTCCTCACCGTCGTCACGCTCGGAATCGGAGCCGTCGTCGGACTGCTCGTCTGGGTGGTGTGGATCGCGAGTGTGATCTTCTCGATTCTCGGCTTCATGCAGGCGAAAGACGGGCATCCCTATCGCTACCCGTTCGCGGTGCGACTGATCAAGTAG
- the hrcA gene encoding heat-inducible transcriptional repressor HrcA, whose amino-acid sequence MVSDRSLEVLRVIVQDYVASREPVGSKSIVERHSFGVSAATIRNDMALLEEEELIAAPHTSSGRIPTDKGYRVFVDHLADLRPLTAAQRQAIEAFLGQSADLDEVLARSVRLLSQLTRQVALVQYPSVSRAKVRHIELVPLSETRLLSVLITDSGRVEQRVIELPRSVDEHTLGEVRARLNSVVGGRTMADAAAALTALAGVGPRELQPVVDLITATLVDQIGANRHDKLVMAGAANLVRTEEDFTGSISPVLDAIEEQVVLLRLFGEMATDLHGVAVSIGRENASFGLGETSVLTSGYSAPGGDFARLGVLGPTRMDYSNNMAAVRAVARYLSRQLGEN is encoded by the coding sequence ATGGTGTCTGATCGTAGTCTCGAAGTGTTGCGCGTGATCGTGCAGGACTACGTGGCGTCCCGCGAACCCGTTGGCTCCAAATCGATCGTCGAACGGCATTCTTTCGGGGTGTCGGCCGCGACGATCCGCAACGACATGGCTTTGCTTGAAGAAGAAGAGCTGATTGCCGCTCCGCACACGTCGTCGGGCCGCATCCCCACCGACAAGGGGTATCGAGTGTTTGTCGATCACCTGGCCGACCTGCGCCCGCTGACGGCAGCGCAACGACAGGCCATCGAGGCTTTTCTCGGCCAATCCGCCGACCTCGACGAGGTGCTCGCTCGCAGCGTGCGACTCCTTTCCCAACTCACCCGCCAGGTTGCCCTGGTGCAGTATCCCTCGGTGTCTCGCGCAAAGGTGCGTCACATCGAACTGGTTCCTCTCAGTGAGACCCGCCTTCTCTCGGTGCTGATCACCGACTCGGGCCGGGTGGAACAACGCGTGATCGAATTGCCACGCTCCGTCGACGAGCACACGTTGGGCGAGGTGCGTGCGCGACTGAATTCCGTCGTCGGCGGCCGAACGATGGCGGATGCCGCGGCGGCGCTGACGGCGCTGGCCGGCGTCGGACCGCGCGAGCTGCAGCCCGTCGTCGACCTGATCACCGCTACTCTCGTCGACCAGATCGGCGCAAACCGTCACGACAAGCTCGTGATGGCCGGAGCCGCCAACCTGGTGCGCACCGAAGAAGACTTCACCGGCAGTATCTCGCCGGTGCTCGACGCCATCGAGGAGCAGGTCGTGTTGTTGCGCCTGTTCGGCGAGATGGCGACTGACTTGCACGGCGTCGCGGTGAGCATCGGACGCGAGAATGCGTCGTTCGGTCTCGGCGAGACATCCGTTCTCACGAGCGGGTACTCCGCACCCGGCGGCGATTTCGCCCGATTGGGTGTGCTCGGTCCGACCCGCATGGATTATTCCAACAACATGGCCGCCGTTCGTGCGGTGGCCCGCTACCTCTCTCGCCAGCTGGGCGAGAACTAA
- the dnaJ gene encoding molecular chaperone DnaJ — protein MADHYEVLGVERDASTDEIKKAYRKLARQLHPDVNPGADASEQFKLVTHAYDVLSNPTERQKYDRGGQGGGGFDGGNFGNFGDIFETFFGGGGGQSRGPRSRRERGQDALLRVELDLDEVIFGTHREIEVDTAIVCATCNGSCCQPGTSPVTCDICHGTGNIQRAVRSLLGNVMTNSPCGSCRGYGTVIATPCVTCQGQGRVRARRTVAVDIPAGVETGLRLQMPGSGEAGPAGGPNGDLYLEMKVRHHDVFSRDGDDLLATIEVPMTDAILGTTATVKALDGDIAVELKPGVQSAEVITIKERGVTKLRGNGRGDLKIGVHVVTPTKLDHKEKELIEQFAARHKTPAPALSQFQQGLFAKLRDRFLG, from the coding sequence TTGGCTGACCACTACGAAGTTCTTGGCGTCGAGCGTGACGCCAGCACCGACGAGATCAAGAAGGCGTACCGCAAGCTGGCCCGCCAGTTGCACCCCGATGTGAACCCCGGGGCGGATGCCTCGGAGCAGTTCAAGCTCGTCACTCACGCCTATGACGTGCTGAGCAACCCCACTGAGCGTCAAAAATATGACCGGGGTGGCCAGGGCGGTGGCGGATTCGACGGCGGCAACTTCGGTAACTTCGGCGACATCTTCGAAACCTTCTTCGGCGGCGGCGGCGGCCAGAGCCGCGGCCCGCGATCCCGCCGTGAACGGGGACAGGACGCTCTGCTACGTGTGGAGCTCGACCTCGACGAGGTCATCTTCGGCACGCACCGTGAGATCGAGGTCGACACGGCTATCGTCTGTGCGACCTGCAACGGATCGTGCTGCCAGCCCGGCACATCGCCGGTCACCTGTGACATCTGCCACGGAACCGGAAACATCCAGCGTGCCGTGCGTTCTCTGCTGGGAAACGTCATGACGAACAGCCCCTGCGGCAGCTGCCGCGGCTACGGCACCGTCATCGCCACCCCGTGCGTGACCTGCCAGGGGCAGGGCCGCGTGCGCGCCCGTCGTACCGTCGCCGTCGACATTCCGGCCGGCGTCGAGACGGGTCTGCGACTGCAGATGCCCGGCAGCGGCGAGGCCGGGCCCGCCGGTGGCCCGAACGGTGACCTGTACCTCGAGATGAAGGTGCGCCACCACGACGTGTTCAGCCGTGACGGCGACGATTTGCTCGCCACCATCGAGGTGCCCATGACCGACGCCATCCTGGGCACAACGGCCACGGTCAAGGCCCTCGATGGCGATATCGCGGTCGAGCTGAAGCCGGGTGTGCAGAGTGCCGAGGTTATTACGATCAAGGAGCGCGGCGTCACCAAGCTACGCGGCAACGGCCGCGGCGACCTGAAGATCGGCGTGCATGTGGTCACTCCCACCAAGCTCGACCACAAAGAAAAAGAACTCATCGAACAGTTCGCAGCCCGTCACAAGACGCCGGCTCCGGCGCTCAGCCAGTTTCAACAGGGGCTGTTTGCGAAGCTGCGCGACCGGTTTCTCGGCTAA
- a CDS encoding 16S rRNA (uracil(1498)-N(3))-methyltransferase, with protein sequence MAHFFLDETLSASLCAPGSTVSIGGSEAKHAVTVSRIRPGEQLLLGNGAGMILHGTVVTAEPAELTLLVDTRELTPAATPRIVLVQALAKGDRDELAVQAATELGVDGVIPWTAARSISRWEGAKVTKGRERWASIVREASKQSIRPWLPVVADLVSTKQLVKLATETRMLLLEPSATARLTEVDFVVEFEADVEADVDDAADATSRRDILLIVGPEGGIAPSELDALEAAGATRVRLGDTVLRTSTAGPAALAILNATLRRW encoded by the coding sequence ATGGCCCATTTCTTCCTCGATGAAACCCTGAGTGCTTCGCTCTGCGCGCCCGGCTCCACCGTGAGCATCGGCGGCAGTGAGGCCAAGCATGCCGTGACGGTCAGCCGTATCCGGCCGGGCGAGCAACTGCTGCTCGGCAACGGGGCAGGAATGATTCTGCACGGCACCGTCGTGACGGCTGAGCCGGCCGAGCTGACCCTGTTGGTCGACACGCGCGAGCTGACCCCAGCGGCGACACCGCGCATCGTTCTGGTGCAGGCCTTGGCCAAGGGCGATCGGGACGAACTGGCCGTGCAAGCGGCGACCGAGTTGGGCGTTGACGGGGTCATCCCGTGGACCGCCGCTCGGTCGATCTCACGCTGGGAAGGCGCGAAAGTCACGAAGGGTCGAGAACGCTGGGCGAGCATTGTGCGCGAGGCCAGCAAACAGTCGATTCGCCCGTGGCTTCCGGTGGTGGCCGACCTGGTCAGCACCAAACAGCTGGTGAAGCTGGCCACTGAGACGCGGATGCTGCTGCTGGAGCCGAGTGCGACGGCGCGGCTGACCGAGGTCGACTTCGTGGTCGAATTCGAGGCCGACGTCGAGGCCGACGTCGACGATGCCGCGGATGCCACCAGCCGGCGTGACATCCTGCTCATCGTCGGCCCCGAAGGCGGAATTGCGCCCAGCGAACTCGACGCCCTCGAGGCGGCCGGCGCCACGCGCGTGCGCCTCGGCGACACGGTGCTGCGCACCTCGACGGCCGGGCCGGCGGCCCTCGCCATCCTGAACGCGACGCTTCGTCGTTGGTAG
- a CDS encoding HIT domain-containing protein: MTSSGAEPSIFSRIVAREIPATIVAENDQIIAFEDINPQAPVHIVVTTKTGEYRDVVELAAGDPLLLAELVRVAHEIAAERTGGEFRLVFNTGAAAGQTVFHVHAHVLGGGLGEGTLGSR, from the coding sequence ATGACTTCTTCTGGGGCAGAACCGTCCATCTTCAGCCGCATCGTCGCGCGTGAAATCCCAGCGACCATCGTCGCCGAGAACGACCAGATCATTGCGTTCGAAGACATCAACCCGCAGGCACCCGTGCACATCGTCGTCACGACGAAGACCGGCGAATACCGTGACGTCGTCGAACTCGCCGCCGGTGACCCGCTCCTGCTGGCCGAACTCGTGCGCGTCGCCCACGAGATCGCCGCCGAGCGCACCGGCGGGGAGTTTCGGCTCGTGTTCAACACCGGCGCAGCCGCCGGACAGACCGTATTCCATGTGCACGCACACGTTCTGGGCGGCGGACTGGGGGAGGGCACCCTTGGCAGTCGATGA